The Mugil cephalus isolate CIBA_MC_2020 chromosome 19, CIBA_Mcephalus_1.1, whole genome shotgun sequence genome has a window encoding:
- the LOC124996850 gene encoding calmodulin-regulated spectrin-associated protein 1-B-like isoform X5, translated as MDVEVSAGRDSTWRRGAAAEDDGGGGGGFTEAQVVPLEVYDSARAKIEANLRWLFAKAYGTDHIPADLRDPFYTDQYEQEHIKPPIIRLLLSGELYCRVCGLILHAEQAASLQSHQSVIQALSRKGIYVLEADNTPVSDLDLGSSPIKMSSHIHLIDALMMAYTVEMISIEKVVSSVKRFSNFSASKELPFDLEDAMLFWINKVNIKMREIMEKECKMKQHLLESPSHQKSPSKWYWKLVPVRYRRDHLSGRTLQHFPLLDDLLKDVCDGTALLAVIHFYCPEIIRLEDICLKEVPSIADSVYNIQLLNEFSNEYLSKCFYLKPEDLLYSPPVLKNNVMVFIAELFWWFETVKPDFVQPRDLQEIKDVRLLLQPKSSRSYAPISNITKRSFLTSSNSADVLTTPPSSDLSSKPSSSSQSHSLLPLRQRQQKVVEEGTLDVRNRSNSMTRADGQHQGSMLIRPDRRQRPLSQPAPFALHYALEDDADSISLARSISKDSLASNIITPKHMLTSGLPQHRLSGQTLFSHMRIEDEEEEIEEEELVAVIHPSEFPRRRVGSDMEQDELETQSATSTSRVSNTYCCPRFDKTPFTLDHQADGYYLEPLMPTIPKPAKEKSISLNKQEESGESRCRAAVPARKATISVPSASQRKSPVAESNRSPCTPTPVVQTAPSSLRPPTEGSAGVSQSGNKQSQGFFLHLSGEPDHHSPFSSGMETGHNSDSDIADLEDEEEEDEQMELAKEAVRKGRETWLEEGDMAEIGEGESAKLREDSKVSEREDKEDCSGRSSPCPSTISWASSCSASGSTSVKMTSFAERKLLKLGLRDGYSSTSSSQKTTPDGSDIAPCPPWQLKSDSTSGWLGKEPSTVLGKNMVISNPVVPSELLQLHMQLEEQRRAIEHQKKKMETLSARQRLKLGKAAFLNIVKKGGGKSDTLPLPLKRSQEPSELTAADRSKAKTQSCKDDSCLDALKVQAKAGQTEGGQINRDSKLSTLSQDNVTTCEPDVNECSRSIDLLNEAISSIQQQMMQLSLQQDLLMKKTAASPPESVQPGPSTTPIATETTPSTSDSKSFAVHFVDISGSTSVPSRRPPKLSSSHRSKTSEQKQIKDNNKMSSAKSNILSSDCTPSPRDSTGERQETGSAVESSRTERYIQRNSTFRVQDSTAGGTGHFADKSQSQDPPLSSKASISTSQDAEQEENKAANSGKEIAAEDESNRVKGQLIEVDLSELKDPRGDGGADAAECTAEGEQKNVLGFFFKDDEKAEDEMAKRRAAFLLKQQRKAEEARLRKQQQEAESELKRDEARRKAEEDRVRKEEEKARRELIKQEYLRRKQEALLEEQGVVKPRPRTKSRRNRPKSLHREEYSTLSKVSTTPDLSCSHRGSTLSLATEADSVISGGADSHRAGSVCSMESFPLLSRASSRNMERDWENGSIASSITSTEYNGPKLFKEPSSKSNKPIIINAIAHCCLAGKVNEVQKNVVLEELEKCESNHLIILFRDGGCQFRAIYSYSPDTEEIVKFMGTGPRTISRKMIDKLYKYSSDRKQFNVIPAKSVSVSVDALTIHNQLWQVKRPSSARKK; from the exons ATGGATGTGGAGGTGAGTGCTGGCAGGGACAGcacctggaggagaggagcagcggCCGAGGAtgacggtggaggtggaggtggtttCACGGAGGCGCAGGTCGTACCGCTGGAGGTCTACGACTCTGCAAGGGCCAAGATAGAGGCGAATCTCCGCTGGCTGTTTGCCAAAGCCTATGGTACAG ATCACATCCCTGCGGACCTGAGAGACCCCTTTTACACGGACCAGTATGAGCAGGAACACATCAAGCCACCCATCATCCGCCTGCTCCTGTCCGGAGAGCTCTACTGCCGCGTGTGTGGGCTCATCCTTCACGCTGAGCAGGCCGCCTCACTCCAAAGCCACCAGTCTGTCATCCAGGCTCTGTCCAGGAAAGGCATCTACGTGCTGGAGGCCGACAACACGCCGGTGTCCGATCTGGATCTCGGCTCGTCTCCCATCAAAATG AGCTCCCACATCCACCTCATCGACGCCCTGATGATGGCCTACACGGTGGAGATGATCAGCATAGAAAAGGTGGTGTCAAGTGTCAAGCGCTTTTCCAACTTCAGTGCCTCCAAGGAGCTTCCATTTGACCTGGAAGATGCAATGCTCTTCTGGATTAACAAG GTGAACATAAAGATGAGGGAGATCATGGAAAAAGAGTGTAAAATGAAGCAACATCTGCTTGAGTCGCCCAGTCACCAGAAG TCTCCCTCCAAATGGTACTGGAAGCTTGTACCT GTGCGTTATCGCAGAGATCACCTGTCAGGACGGACTCTGCAGCACTTCCCCCTGTTGGACGACCTGTTGAAGGATGTGTGTGACGGCACAGCTCTGCTGGCTGTGATCCACTTCTACTGTCCGGAAATCATTAGACTGGAAG ATATCTGCCTGAAGGAGGTTCCCTCTATAGCAGACAGTGTGTACAACATCCAGCTACTGAATGAGTTCTCAAATGAGTACCTGAGCAAATGCTTCTATCTGAAGCCCGAGGACCTGCTGTACTCTCCACCGGTACTAAAG AATAATGTGATGGTGTTCATTGCTGAGCTTTTCTGGTGGTTTGAAACTGTGAAGCCAGACTTCGTGCAGCCCAGGGATCTTCAGGAAATCAAAGATG TGagactgctgctgcagcctaaAAGTTCTCGATCCTACGCCCCCATCTCCAACATCACCAAACGAAGCTTCCTGACATCGTCAAACTCTGCTGATGTCTTGACTACACCTCCGAGCTCTGACCTCAG ctccAAACCAAGCTCATCAAGTCAGTCCCACTCTTTACTGCCcctgagacagagacaacagaagGTGGTTGAAGAAGGCACTTTAG ATGTTAGAAATAGGTCCAACTCTATGACACGTGCAGACGGGCAACATCAAGGCTCCATGTTGATCAGGCCAGACAGGAGGCAGAG GCCTTTATCCCAGCCAGCGCCCTTCGCCCTGCATTATGCCCTGGAGGACGATGCCGACAGCATCAGCCTTGCTCGCTCCATTAGCAAAGACAGCCTGGCCTCTAACATCATTACCCCCAAACACATGCTGACGTCAGGTCTGCCTCAGCACAGACTCTCTGGTCAAACCCTGTTTAGTCACATGCGCatagaggatgaagaggaggaaatagaggaggaggaactggtTGCCGTTATCCATCCTTCTGAATTTCCTCGACGTAGAGTTGGGAGTGACATGGAGCAGGATGAGTTGGAAACACAGAGTGCAACGTCAACATCGAGGGTTTCTAACACTTATTGTTGTCCCCGCTTTGACAAGACTCCCTTTACTTTGGACCACCAGGCAGACGGTTACTATCTAGAGCCACTGATGCCCACCATCCCAAAGCCAGCTAAGGAGAAGAGTATCAGTCTGAATAAGCAGGAGGAGAGTGGTGAGAGCCGCTGTAGAGCGGCAGTACCCGCTAGGAAAGCTACTATCAGTGTCCCAAGCGCCTCACAGAGGAAATCTCCTGTGGCCGAGTCAAACAGAAGTCCGTGTACACCCACACCTGTGGTACAAACAGCCCCTAGCTCTCTCAGGCCACCCACAGAGGGTTCGGCAGGCGTCTCTCAGTCAGGCAACAAACAGTCTCAAGgatttttccttcatttgtctGGAGAGCCAGACCATCACAGTCCTTTTTCCTCTGGGATGGAGACGGGGCATAACTCCGACTCTGACATCGCAGACctcgaggacgaggaggaggaggatgagcagATGGAGCTAGCTAAAGAAGCTGTGAGGAAAGGAAGGGAGACGTGGTTAGAGGAGGGAGACATGGCTGAAATTGGAGAAGGTGAGTCGGCCAAACTGAGAGAAGACTCAAAGGTGAGTGAGCGGGAGGATAAGGAAGATTGCAGTGGACGCTCGAGCCCTTGCCCCAGTACGATATCCTGGGCCAGCAGCTGCAGCGCTTCAGGAAGCACCAGTGTTAAGATGACCAGCTTCGCCGAGAGAAAACTCCTTAAACTTGGACTCCGTGATGGATACTCAAGTACCAGCAGCTCCCAAAAGACCACACCAGATGGCTCTGATATTGCCCCTTGTCCTCCCTGGCAACTGAAGAGTGATTCCACCTCAGGCTGGCTAGGGAAGGAGCCTAGCACTGTGTTGGGGAAGAATATGGTCATCAGTAACCCAGTTGTGCCTTCAGAGCTGCTTCAACTTCACATGCAGCTAGAAGAGCAAAGACGTGCAATAGAGCACCagaagaaaaagatggagaCCCTTTCAGCGAGACAGAGACTAAAGCTAGGGAAAGCTGCGTTCCTGAACATTGTTAAGAAGGGTGGAGGAAAGAGTGACACGCTTCCTTTACCCCTGAAACGCAGCCAGGAACCCTCAGAGCTAACAGCTGCTGACAGGAGCAAAGCAAAGACTCAGTCCTGCAAAGATGATTCCTGCCTTGATGCTCTGAAGGTGCAGGCAAAGGCAGGTcaaacagagggaggacagatTAATAGAGACAGCAAGTTGTCCACCCTGTCCCAGGATAATGTGACCACATGTGAACCAGACGTGAACGAGTGCTCCCGCTCCATAGATCTGCTCAACGAAGCTATTAGTTCTATTCAGCAGCAGATGATGCAGCTTTCCTTGCAGCAAGACCTGTTAATGAAGAAGACTGCGGCTTCGCCTCCAGAGTCTGTACAACCAGGCCCAAGCACAACCCCCATCGCAACGGAAACAACGCCCTCTACCTCAGACTCCAAATCTTTCGCTGTTCACTTTGTTGACATCAGTGGGAGCACTTCTGTCCCTTCTCGTCGTCCTCCCAAGCTCAGCTCCAGCCACCGCAGCAAAACCtcagagcagaaacagataaaagacaacaacaagatgTCTTCTGCAAAGTCAAACATTCTGTCGTCAGACTGCACCCCTTCTCCTAGAGACAGCACTGGTGAAAGGCAAGAAACGGGGAGTGCCGTTGAAAGCTCAAGAACCGAAAGGTACATTCAGAGAAACAGCACGTTCAGAGTCCAGGACAGCACTGCAGGGGGAACTGGGCACTTTGCAGACAAATCCCAATCACAAGACCCACCACTTTCCTCCAAAGCGTCCATATCTACGTCACAAGATGCAGAACAAGAGGAGAACAAAGCTGCCAACTCAGGGAAAGAGATTGCCGCTGAGGATGAGAGCAACAGAGTCAAAGGTCAGCTGATTGAGGTGGACCTGTCAGAGCTCAAGGATCCACGGGGAGATGGCGGCGCAGACGCTGCTGAGTGCACGGCAGAAGGGGAGCAGAAGAATGTGTTGGGCTTCTTCTTTAAg GATGATGAGAAGGCAGAGGATGAAATGGCCAAACGTCGGGCTGCCTTCCTCCTCAAACAGCAGCGCAAAGCTGAAGAGGCCCGACTGCGTAAACAGCAGCAAGAGGCTGAGAGCGAACTCAAACGTGATGAGGCCCG GCGCAAAGCAGAAGAGGACCGCGTTCgtaaggaggaagaaaaggcgCGACGGGAGCTGATTAAACAGGAATACTtgaggaggaagcaggaagcTCTGCTGGAGGAGCAGGGTGTGGTCAAGCCTCGCCCACGGACCAAATCCCGCCGGAACAGGCCCAAGTCACTGCACCGTGAAGAGTACAGCACCCTCTCCAAAGTATCCACCACAC CTGATCTGAGCTGCAGTCATCGAGGATCGACGCTCTCTTTGGCCACCGAGGCAGACAGCGTGATCTCAGGAGGGGCAGACTCACACAG GGCTGGATCTGTGTGCTCCATGGAGTCGTTCCCACTGCTGAGCAGAGCGTCCAGCAGGAACATGGAGAGGGACTGGGAGAACGGCTCCATTGCCTCTTCTATCACTTCAACTGAATACAATG GTCCTAAACTCTTCAAGGAACCAAGCTCCAAGTCCAACAAGCCAATCATCATCAATGCCATCGCCCACTGCTGCTTGGCTGGAAAGGTTAACGAGGTCCAGAAGAATGTTGTTCTTGAG GAGCTGGAAAAGTGTGAGTCCAATCACCTGATCATCCTGTTCCGCGACGGTGGCTGCCAGTTCCGCGCCATTTACTCCTACTCACCCGACACGGAGGAGATAGTGAAGTTCATGGGCACGGGGCCGCGCACCATCAGCCGCAAGATGATCGACAAGCTCTACAAGTACAGCTCGGACCGCAAGCAGTTCAACGTCATCCCCGCTAAGAGCGTGTCGGTCAGCGTGGACGCCCTGACCATCCACAATCAGCTCTGGCAGGTCAAGAGACCATCGAGCGCACGGAAGAAGTGA
- the LOC124996850 gene encoding calmodulin-regulated spectrin-associated protein 1-B-like isoform X2 — MDVEVSAGRDSTWRRGAAAEDDGGGGGGFTEAQVVPLEVYDSARAKIEANLRWLFAKAYGTDHIPADLRDPFYTDQYEQEHIKPPIIRLLLSGELYCRVCGLILHAEQAASLQSHQSVIQALSRKGIYVLEADNTPVSDLDLGSSPIKMSSHIHLIDALMMAYTVEMISIEKVVSSVKRFSNFSASKELPFDLEDAMLFWINKVNIKMREIMEKECKMKQHLLESPSHQKSPSKWYWKLVPVRYRRDHLSGRTLQHFPLLDDLLKDVCDGTALLAVIHFYCPEIIRLEDICLKEVPSIADSVYNIQLLNEFSNEYLSKCFYLKPEDLLYSPPVLKNNVMVFIAELFWWFETVKPDFVQPRDLQEIKDVRLLLQPKSSRSYAPISNITKRSFLTSSNSADVLTTPPSSDLSSKPSSSSQSHSLLPLRQRQQKVVEEGTLDVRNRSNSMTRADGQHQGSMLIRPDRRQRPLSQPAPFALHYALEDDADSISLARSISKDSLASNIITPKHMLTSGLPQHRLSGQTLFSHMRIEDEEEEIEEEELVAVIHPSEFPRRRVGSDMEQDELETQSATSTSRVSNTYCCPRFDKTPFTLDHQADGYYLEPLMPTIPKPAKEKSISLNKQEESGESRCRAAVPARKATISVPSASQRKSPVAESNRSPCTPTPVVQTAPSSLRPPTEGSAGVSQSGNKQSQGFFLHLSGEPDHHSPFSSGMETGHNSDSDIADLEDEEEEDEQMELAKEAVRKGRETWLEEGDMAEIGEGESAKLREDSKVSEREDKEDCSGRSSPCPSTISWASSCSASGSTSVKMTSFAERKLLKLGLRDGYSSTSSSQKTTPDGSDIAPCPPWQLKSDSTSGWLGKEPSTVLGKNMVISNPVVPSELLQLHMQLEEQRRAIEHQKKKMETLSARQRLKLGKAAFLNIVKKGGGKSDTLPLPLKRSQEPSELTAADRSKAKTQSCKDDSCLDALKVQAKAGQTEGGQINRDSKLSTLSQDNVTTCEPDVNECSRSIDLLNEAISSIQQQMMQLSLQQDLLMKKTAASPPESVQPGPSTTPIATETTPSTSDSKSFAVHFVDISGSTSVPSRRPPKLSSSHRSKTSEQKQIKDNNKMSSAKSNILSSDCTPSPRDSTGERQETGSAVESSRTERYIQRNSTFRVQDSTAGGTGHFADKSQSQDPPLSSKASISTSQDAEQEENKAANSGKEIAAEDESNRVKGQLIEVDLSELKDPRGDGGADAAECTAEGEQKNVLGFFFKDDEKAEDEMAKRRAAFLLKQQRKAEEARLRKQQQEAESELKRDEARRKAEEDRVRKEEEKARRELIKQEYLRRKQEALLEEQGVVKPRPRTKSRRNRPKSLHREEYSTLSKVSTTRNALKVSMLIKDQASAAGCRGADLSCSHRGSTLSLATEADSVISGGADSHRAGSVCSMESFPLLSRASSRNMERDWENGSIASSITSTEYNGPKLFKEPSSKSNKPIIINAIAHCCLAGKVNEVQKNVVLEELEKCESNHLIILFRDGGCQFRAIYSYSPDTEEIVKFMGTGPRTISRKMIDKLYKYSSDRKQFNVIPAKSVSVSVDALTIHNQLWQVKRPSSARKK, encoded by the exons ATGGATGTGGAGGTGAGTGCTGGCAGGGACAGcacctggaggagaggagcagcggCCGAGGAtgacggtggaggtggaggtggtttCACGGAGGCGCAGGTCGTACCGCTGGAGGTCTACGACTCTGCAAGGGCCAAGATAGAGGCGAATCTCCGCTGGCTGTTTGCCAAAGCCTATGGTACAG ATCACATCCCTGCGGACCTGAGAGACCCCTTTTACACGGACCAGTATGAGCAGGAACACATCAAGCCACCCATCATCCGCCTGCTCCTGTCCGGAGAGCTCTACTGCCGCGTGTGTGGGCTCATCCTTCACGCTGAGCAGGCCGCCTCACTCCAAAGCCACCAGTCTGTCATCCAGGCTCTGTCCAGGAAAGGCATCTACGTGCTGGAGGCCGACAACACGCCGGTGTCCGATCTGGATCTCGGCTCGTCTCCCATCAAAATG AGCTCCCACATCCACCTCATCGACGCCCTGATGATGGCCTACACGGTGGAGATGATCAGCATAGAAAAGGTGGTGTCAAGTGTCAAGCGCTTTTCCAACTTCAGTGCCTCCAAGGAGCTTCCATTTGACCTGGAAGATGCAATGCTCTTCTGGATTAACAAG GTGAACATAAAGATGAGGGAGATCATGGAAAAAGAGTGTAAAATGAAGCAACATCTGCTTGAGTCGCCCAGTCACCAGAAG TCTCCCTCCAAATGGTACTGGAAGCTTGTACCT GTGCGTTATCGCAGAGATCACCTGTCAGGACGGACTCTGCAGCACTTCCCCCTGTTGGACGACCTGTTGAAGGATGTGTGTGACGGCACAGCTCTGCTGGCTGTGATCCACTTCTACTGTCCGGAAATCATTAGACTGGAAG ATATCTGCCTGAAGGAGGTTCCCTCTATAGCAGACAGTGTGTACAACATCCAGCTACTGAATGAGTTCTCAAATGAGTACCTGAGCAAATGCTTCTATCTGAAGCCCGAGGACCTGCTGTACTCTCCACCGGTACTAAAG AATAATGTGATGGTGTTCATTGCTGAGCTTTTCTGGTGGTTTGAAACTGTGAAGCCAGACTTCGTGCAGCCCAGGGATCTTCAGGAAATCAAAGATG TGagactgctgctgcagcctaaAAGTTCTCGATCCTACGCCCCCATCTCCAACATCACCAAACGAAGCTTCCTGACATCGTCAAACTCTGCTGATGTCTTGACTACACCTCCGAGCTCTGACCTCAG ctccAAACCAAGCTCATCAAGTCAGTCCCACTCTTTACTGCCcctgagacagagacaacagaagGTGGTTGAAGAAGGCACTTTAG ATGTTAGAAATAGGTCCAACTCTATGACACGTGCAGACGGGCAACATCAAGGCTCCATGTTGATCAGGCCAGACAGGAGGCAGAG GCCTTTATCCCAGCCAGCGCCCTTCGCCCTGCATTATGCCCTGGAGGACGATGCCGACAGCATCAGCCTTGCTCGCTCCATTAGCAAAGACAGCCTGGCCTCTAACATCATTACCCCCAAACACATGCTGACGTCAGGTCTGCCTCAGCACAGACTCTCTGGTCAAACCCTGTTTAGTCACATGCGCatagaggatgaagaggaggaaatagaggaggaggaactggtTGCCGTTATCCATCCTTCTGAATTTCCTCGACGTAGAGTTGGGAGTGACATGGAGCAGGATGAGTTGGAAACACAGAGTGCAACGTCAACATCGAGGGTTTCTAACACTTATTGTTGTCCCCGCTTTGACAAGACTCCCTTTACTTTGGACCACCAGGCAGACGGTTACTATCTAGAGCCACTGATGCCCACCATCCCAAAGCCAGCTAAGGAGAAGAGTATCAGTCTGAATAAGCAGGAGGAGAGTGGTGAGAGCCGCTGTAGAGCGGCAGTACCCGCTAGGAAAGCTACTATCAGTGTCCCAAGCGCCTCACAGAGGAAATCTCCTGTGGCCGAGTCAAACAGAAGTCCGTGTACACCCACACCTGTGGTACAAACAGCCCCTAGCTCTCTCAGGCCACCCACAGAGGGTTCGGCAGGCGTCTCTCAGTCAGGCAACAAACAGTCTCAAGgatttttccttcatttgtctGGAGAGCCAGACCATCACAGTCCTTTTTCCTCTGGGATGGAGACGGGGCATAACTCCGACTCTGACATCGCAGACctcgaggacgaggaggaggaggatgagcagATGGAGCTAGCTAAAGAAGCTGTGAGGAAAGGAAGGGAGACGTGGTTAGAGGAGGGAGACATGGCTGAAATTGGAGAAGGTGAGTCGGCCAAACTGAGAGAAGACTCAAAGGTGAGTGAGCGGGAGGATAAGGAAGATTGCAGTGGACGCTCGAGCCCTTGCCCCAGTACGATATCCTGGGCCAGCAGCTGCAGCGCTTCAGGAAGCACCAGTGTTAAGATGACCAGCTTCGCCGAGAGAAAACTCCTTAAACTTGGACTCCGTGATGGATACTCAAGTACCAGCAGCTCCCAAAAGACCACACCAGATGGCTCTGATATTGCCCCTTGTCCTCCCTGGCAACTGAAGAGTGATTCCACCTCAGGCTGGCTAGGGAAGGAGCCTAGCACTGTGTTGGGGAAGAATATGGTCATCAGTAACCCAGTTGTGCCTTCAGAGCTGCTTCAACTTCACATGCAGCTAGAAGAGCAAAGACGTGCAATAGAGCACCagaagaaaaagatggagaCCCTTTCAGCGAGACAGAGACTAAAGCTAGGGAAAGCTGCGTTCCTGAACATTGTTAAGAAGGGTGGAGGAAAGAGTGACACGCTTCCTTTACCCCTGAAACGCAGCCAGGAACCCTCAGAGCTAACAGCTGCTGACAGGAGCAAAGCAAAGACTCAGTCCTGCAAAGATGATTCCTGCCTTGATGCTCTGAAGGTGCAGGCAAAGGCAGGTcaaacagagggaggacagatTAATAGAGACAGCAAGTTGTCCACCCTGTCCCAGGATAATGTGACCACATGTGAACCAGACGTGAACGAGTGCTCCCGCTCCATAGATCTGCTCAACGAAGCTATTAGTTCTATTCAGCAGCAGATGATGCAGCTTTCCTTGCAGCAAGACCTGTTAATGAAGAAGACTGCGGCTTCGCCTCCAGAGTCTGTACAACCAGGCCCAAGCACAACCCCCATCGCAACGGAAACAACGCCCTCTACCTCAGACTCCAAATCTTTCGCTGTTCACTTTGTTGACATCAGTGGGAGCACTTCTGTCCCTTCTCGTCGTCCTCCCAAGCTCAGCTCCAGCCACCGCAGCAAAACCtcagagcagaaacagataaaagacaacaacaagatgTCTTCTGCAAAGTCAAACATTCTGTCGTCAGACTGCACCCCTTCTCCTAGAGACAGCACTGGTGAAAGGCAAGAAACGGGGAGTGCCGTTGAAAGCTCAAGAACCGAAAGGTACATTCAGAGAAACAGCACGTTCAGAGTCCAGGACAGCACTGCAGGGGGAACTGGGCACTTTGCAGACAAATCCCAATCACAAGACCCACCACTTTCCTCCAAAGCGTCCATATCTACGTCACAAGATGCAGAACAAGAGGAGAACAAAGCTGCCAACTCAGGGAAAGAGATTGCCGCTGAGGATGAGAGCAACAGAGTCAAAGGTCAGCTGATTGAGGTGGACCTGTCAGAGCTCAAGGATCCACGGGGAGATGGCGGCGCAGACGCTGCTGAGTGCACGGCAGAAGGGGAGCAGAAGAATGTGTTGGGCTTCTTCTTTAAg GATGATGAGAAGGCAGAGGATGAAATGGCCAAACGTCGGGCTGCCTTCCTCCTCAAACAGCAGCGCAAAGCTGAAGAGGCCCGACTGCGTAAACAGCAGCAAGAGGCTGAGAGCGAACTCAAACGTGATGAGGCCCG GCGCAAAGCAGAAGAGGACCGCGTTCgtaaggaggaagaaaaggcgCGACGGGAGCTGATTAAACAGGAATACTtgaggaggaagcaggaagcTCTGCTGGAGGAGCAGGGTGTGGTCAAGCCTCGCCCACGGACCAAATCCCGCCGGAACAGGCCCAAGTCACTGCACCGTGAAGAGTACAGCACCCTCTCCAAAGTATCCACCACAC GTAATGCTCTGAAGGTGTCCATGTTGATCAAAGACCAGGCCTCAGCAGCAGGCTGCAGGGGAG CTGATCTGAGCTGCAGTCATCGAGGATCGACGCTCTCTTTGGCCACCGAGGCAGACAGCGTGATCTCAGGAGGGGCAGACTCACACAG GGCTGGATCTGTGTGCTCCATGGAGTCGTTCCCACTGCTGAGCAGAGCGTCCAGCAGGAACATGGAGAGGGACTGGGAGAACGGCTCCATTGCCTCTTCTATCACTTCAACTGAATACAATG GTCCTAAACTCTTCAAGGAACCAAGCTCCAAGTCCAACAAGCCAATCATCATCAATGCCATCGCCCACTGCTGCTTGGCTGGAAAGGTTAACGAGGTCCAGAAGAATGTTGTTCTTGAG GAGCTGGAAAAGTGTGAGTCCAATCACCTGATCATCCTGTTCCGCGACGGTGGCTGCCAGTTCCGCGCCATTTACTCCTACTCACCCGACACGGAGGAGATAGTGAAGTTCATGGGCACGGGGCCGCGCACCATCAGCCGCAAGATGATCGACAAGCTCTACAAGTACAGCTCGGACCGCAAGCAGTTCAACGTCATCCCCGCTAAGAGCGTGTCGGTCAGCGTGGACGCCCTGACCATCCACAATCAGCTCTGGCAGGTCAAGAGACCATCGAGCGCACGGAAGAAGTGA